From Pseudomonas poae, the proteins below share one genomic window:
- a CDS encoding LysR substrate-binding domain-containing protein, with the protein MHFDLIDLRLYLHILDTGNITAGAARSHLSLAAASARIRAMEASLGIEFLQRGRRGVTPTAAGKALARHARLLLQQAEHLQQDLAEYANGVKGQVRLLCNTTALSEYLPELLADFLREHPNLDIDLQELPSLRITQALRQGTADLGIISDAVDTHGLQTLAFRDDPLVLIMPLDHPLATASFIDSLQYDYVGLAANSALAVYLEEQALHAGFRLQTRIRADGFDGLIRMVAGGAGLGIVPQAALTRWPPARRFKAHPLQEDWARRKLLLCARSFEQLPGYAKALFDALALPRKNP; encoded by the coding sequence ATGCACTTTGACCTGATCGACCTGCGCCTCTACCTGCACATCCTCGACACCGGCAACATCACCGCCGGCGCGGCCCGCAGCCATTTATCCCTGGCCGCTGCCAGTGCGCGCATCCGTGCGATGGAGGCTTCACTCGGCATCGAGTTTCTGCAGCGTGGCCGCCGAGGCGTCACGCCCACGGCAGCCGGAAAGGCTCTGGCCCGCCACGCCCGCCTGCTGCTGCAACAAGCCGAACACCTGCAACAAGACCTCGCCGAATACGCCAACGGCGTCAAAGGCCAAGTGCGCCTGCTGTGCAACACCACCGCCCTCAGCGAATACCTGCCGGAGTTGCTCGCGGATTTTTTGCGCGAGCACCCCAACCTCGACATCGACCTGCAAGAGTTGCCCAGCCTGCGCATCACTCAGGCGCTGCGCCAGGGCACGGCGGACCTCGGGATTATTTCCGACGCCGTAGACACTCACGGCCTGCAGACCCTGGCGTTTCGTGACGACCCACTGGTGCTGATCATGCCCCTTGACCACCCGTTGGCGACGGCGAGTTTCATCGACAGCCTGCAATATGACTACGTGGGCCTGGCCGCCAACAGCGCGCTGGCGGTGTACCTGGAGGAACAGGCGCTGCACGCGGGCTTTCGCCTGCAAACACGGATCCGCGCCGATGGTTTTGACGGGTTGATTCGCATGGTCGCAGGCGGCGCCGGCCTGGGTATCGTGCCCCAGGCCGCACTGACGCGCTGGCCGCCTGCGCGCCGCTTCAAGGCACACCCTCTGCAAGAAGACTGGGCCCGCCGCAAGCTGCTGTTATGCGCCCGCTCCTTCGAGCAATTGCCGGGTTACGCCAAAGCCTTGTTCGACGCCTTGGCCCTGCCCCGGAAAAACCCGTAA
- a CDS encoding SulP family inorganic anion transporter has translation MNLTRLRADALAGLTTSFALLPECIAFALVAHLNPLMGLYGAFIICTLTALFGGRPGMVSGAAGSMAVVIVALVVQHGVEYLLATVLLGGLIMVAFGLLRLGKLVRMVPHSVMLGFVNGLAIIIALAQLEHFKSGETWLSGTPLYVMTGLVLVTMAIVYLLPRITRAVPPALVAILGVGLAVYLLGLPTRTLGDMAHIAGGLPTFALPQIPWTLETLGIIAPYAFLMAMVGLLETLLTLNLTDEITETRGYPDRESVALGAANMVSGLFGGMGGCAMIGQTVINLSSGGRGRFSGVFAGVMILLFILFLSPLIERIPLAALVGVMFVVSQQTFAWASLRVINKVPLNDVLVIIAVTVITVFTDLATAVLCGIVIAALNFAWQQARELYADEHLEADGSKLYRLHGTLFFASTTPFLNQFDPANDPAQVTLDCRHLSFVDYSAIAALMTLRERYSKAGKHLRVLHLSERCKKLLKRARVHHD, from the coding sequence ATGAACCTCACCCGTCTGCGCGCCGACGCCCTGGCCGGCCTCACCACGTCTTTCGCGTTGCTGCCCGAATGCATCGCCTTTGCCCTGGTGGCCCACCTCAACCCGCTGATGGGGCTCTACGGCGCCTTTATCATCTGCACCCTCACCGCGTTGTTCGGCGGCCGCCCCGGGATGGTCTCGGGGGCGGCCGGCTCGATGGCGGTGGTGATCGTCGCGTTGGTGGTGCAGCACGGCGTGGAGTATTTGCTGGCCACGGTGCTGCTGGGCGGGCTGATCATGGTCGCGTTCGGCCTGCTGCGCCTGGGCAAGTTGGTGCGCATGGTGCCGCATTCGGTGATGCTGGGGTTCGTCAACGGCCTGGCGATCATCATTGCCCTGGCGCAGTTGGAGCATTTCAAAAGCGGTGAAACCTGGCTCAGCGGCACGCCGCTGTATGTGATGACCGGGCTGGTGCTGGTGACCATGGCCATTGTCTACCTGCTGCCGCGCATCACCCGTGCCGTGCCGCCCGCGTTGGTGGCCATCCTGGGTGTCGGCCTGGCGGTGTACCTGCTCGGCCTGCCGACGCGTACCTTGGGCGACATGGCCCACATCGCCGGTGGCCTGCCGACGTTTGCGCTGCCGCAGATCCCCTGGACCCTGGAAACCCTTGGCATCATCGCGCCCTACGCGTTTCTGATGGCCATGGTGGGCTTGCTGGAAACCTTGCTGACCCTGAACCTCACCGACGAAATCACCGAAACCCGTGGCTACCCCGACCGCGAAAGCGTGGCCCTGGGCGCGGCGAATATGGTCTCGGGCCTGTTCGGTGGCATGGGCGGTTGCGCGATGATCGGGCAAACCGTGATCAACCTCAGCTCCGGTGGGCGCGGGCGTTTCTCCGGGGTGTTTGCCGGGGTGATGATCCTGTTGTTCATTCTGTTTCTGTCGCCGCTGATTGAGCGGATCCCGCTGGCGGCGTTGGTGGGCGTGATGTTTGTGGTGTCTCAGCAGACCTTCGCCTGGGCGTCGTTGCGGGTGATCAACAAGGTGCCGCTCAATGACGTGCTGGTGATTATCGCGGTGACGGTGATCACGGTGTTTACCGACCTGGCGACTGCCGTGCTGTGCGGCATTGTGATTGCGGCGCTGAATTTTGCCTGGCAACAGGCGCGTGAGCTGTATGCCGACGAGCACCTGGAAGCCGACGGCAGCAAACTCTATCGCCTGCACGGCACGCTGTTCTTTGCCTCGACCACGCCGTTCCTGAACCAGTTCGACCCGGCCAATGACCCGGCCCAGGTCACGCTCGACTGCCGTCACCTGAGCTTCGTCGATTATTCAGCGATTGCTGCGTTGATGACCCTGCGCGAGCGCTACAGCAAGGCCGGCAAGCATCTGCGGGTGCTGCACTTGTCCGAGCGCTGCAAGAAGCTGCTCAAGCGCGCCCGCGTACACCACGACTGA
- the catC gene encoding muconolactone Delta-isomerase, whose protein sequence is MLFHVKMTVNLPLDMHPERAAALKAEEKALAQRLQQEGKWRHLWRIAGHYANYSVFDVDSVQELHDLLMQLPLYPYMAIEVNALCRHPSSIHEDDR, encoded by the coding sequence ATGTTGTTCCACGTAAAAATGACCGTGAACCTGCCCCTCGACATGCACCCCGAACGCGCCGCTGCGCTCAAGGCCGAAGAGAAAGCGCTGGCGCAGCGCCTGCAACAGGAGGGCAAATGGCGCCACCTGTGGCGCATCGCCGGGCACTACGCCAACTACAGCGTGTTCGATGTCGACAGCGTGCAAGAGCTGCACGACCTGTTGATGCAACTGCCGCTTTACCCCTACATGGCCATCGAAGTGAATGCCCTGTGCCGGCACCCTTCGTCGATCCATGAGGATGACCGTTAA
- a CDS encoding NAD(P)H-dependent oxidoreductase — MKKVLLLNGGKKFAHSDGRYNATLHDAAVAVLDRGGFDVKVTQIDEGYDVAEEVAKFLWADVIIYQMPGWWMGAPWIVKKYIDEVFTEGHGSLYASDGRTRSDSSQKYGSGGLVQGKQYMLSLTWNAPQQAFDDPADFFEAKGVDAVYFPFHKANEFLGMTGLPTFLCVDVMKRPAIEADVVRYEQHLAQVFNFSV, encoded by the coding sequence ATGAAAAAAGTTCTCCTGCTGAACGGTGGCAAGAAATTCGCCCACTCGGATGGCCGCTATAACGCCACCTTGCATGATGCTGCGGTGGCCGTGCTCGACCGTGGCGGCTTCGACGTCAAAGTCACCCAGATCGACGAAGGCTACGACGTGGCCGAAGAGGTCGCCAAGTTTCTCTGGGCCGACGTGATCATCTACCAGATGCCCGGCTGGTGGATGGGCGCGCCGTGGATCGTCAAGAAGTACATCGACGAAGTGTTCACCGAAGGCCATGGCAGCCTGTACGCCAGCGACGGCCGCACCCGTTCCGATTCATCGCAGAAATACGGCAGCGGGGGGCTGGTTCAGGGCAAGCAGTACATGCTGTCGCTGACCTGGAATGCGCCGCAGCAAGCCTTCGACGACCCGGCCGACTTCTTTGAGGCCAAAGGTGTGGACGCCGTGTACTTCCCGTTCCACAAGGCCAATGAGTTCCTCGGCATGACCGGCTTGCCGACCTTCCTCTGCGTAGACGTGATGAAACGCCCGGCCATCGAGGCCGACGTGGTGCGCTATGAGCAGCATCTGGCGCAGGTGTTCAATTTCTCGGTGTAA
- a CDS encoding sulfite exporter TauE/SafE family protein, translating to MNTFLAFYQNLGTALTLLVIGTFLLAGTVKGVIGLGLPTVAMGMLGLAMLPAQAAALLIIPSTVTNLWQLAFGGHLSALLRRLWPMLLLIFFGTGLGTVWLGMDGGHWVVRALGGALLVYALSGLFLPAFKIKPEAERWLGPVCGLVTGVITSATGVFVIPAVPYLQALGLDRDQLVQALGLSFSVSTLALAAGLAWRGTLGGGEINASLLALLPALLGMWLGQVLRRRISAVLFKRVFFVGMALLGGHLLISG from the coding sequence ATGAATACCTTCCTAGCGTTCTACCAAAACCTCGGCACCGCCTTGACCCTGCTGGTGATCGGCACGTTCCTGCTGGCCGGCACCGTCAAGGGCGTGATTGGCCTGGGCTTGCCTACCGTGGCCATGGGCATGCTCGGCCTGGCTATGCTTCCGGCGCAGGCTGCGGCGTTGTTGATCATTCCGTCGACGGTCACCAATCTTTGGCAATTGGCCTTCGGCGGACACTTGAGCGCGTTGCTTAGGCGCCTGTGGCCGATGCTGTTGTTGATCTTCTTCGGTACCGGGCTCGGCACGGTGTGGCTGGGCATGGACGGGGGGCACTGGGTGGTCCGTGCGTTGGGCGGCGCCTTGTTGGTGTATGCGTTGAGCGGGCTGTTCTTGCCCGCCTTCAAGATCAAGCCAGAGGCCGAACGCTGGCTGGGCCCGGTGTGTGGGCTGGTCACGGGGGTGATCACCTCGGCCACCGGCGTGTTTGTGATTCCGGCCGTGCCGTACCTGCAAGCCTTGGGTCTGGACCGCGACCAACTGGTGCAGGCGCTGGGGCTCTCATTCAGCGTGTCGACGCTGGCGCTGGCCGCCGGGTTGGCCTGGCGTGGCACTTTGGGTGGTGGCGAAATCAATGCGTCGCTGTTGGCTCTGTTGCCTGCGCTGCTGGGCATGTGGCTCGGCCAGGTGCTGCGCCGGCGCATCAGTGCGGTGCTGTTCAAGCGGGTGTTTTTTGTCGGTATGGCGCTGCTGGGTGGTCACTTGTTGATCAGCGGATAA
- a CDS encoding LysR family transcriptional regulator, which translates to MELRHLRYFQVLGETLNFTRAAERLHIAQPPLSRQIQQLEDELGVILLERGRPLRLTEAGRFFFEHAKVLLEQLGKVCDNTRRIGQGEKTWLGIGFAPSTLYGVLPELIRRLRNHEALELELGLSEMTTLQQVEALKAGRIDVGFGRIRIDDPAIVQRVLVEDRLVAVLPAGHPLLAAPATLAQLAAEPFVLYPGNPRPSYADHVIALFDAHGLSLKVAQWTNELQTAIGLVGAGMGVTLVPASVQVLHRADIGYTPVVEATATSPIILSRRVNDQSPGLNHCLQLVEELI; encoded by the coding sequence ATGGAACTGCGTCATCTGCGCTATTTCCAGGTGTTGGGGGAAACCCTCAACTTCACCCGTGCCGCCGAACGCCTGCACATCGCCCAGCCGCCATTGAGCCGGCAGATCCAGCAACTGGAGGATGAACTGGGGGTGATTCTGCTGGAGCGCGGCCGACCGTTGCGGTTGACCGAGGCCGGGCGGTTTTTCTTTGAGCACGCCAAGGTGCTTCTGGAGCAACTGGGCAAGGTCTGCGACAACACGCGGCGTATCGGCCAGGGCGAGAAGACCTGGCTGGGCATCGGTTTTGCGCCGTCGACCCTGTATGGCGTGCTGCCGGAGTTGATTCGGCGGCTGCGCAACCATGAGGCGCTGGAGTTGGAATTGGGCCTGTCGGAGATGACCACCTTGCAGCAGGTTGAAGCGCTGAAGGCCGGGCGTATCGATGTGGGCTTCGGGCGGATTCGCATCGACGACCCAGCCATTGTCCAGCGCGTGCTGGTGGAGGATCGACTGGTGGCCGTATTGCCCGCCGGCCACCCGCTGCTCGCCGCCCCCGCCACCCTCGCCCAACTGGCCGCCGAGCCATTTGTGCTGTACCCCGGCAACCCGCGCCCCAGCTATGCCGACCATGTGATCGCGCTGTTCGACGCCCACGGTTTGAGCCTCAAGGTGGCGCAGTGGACCAACGAACTGCAGACCGCGATCGGCCTGGTCGGCGCCGGCATGGGCGTGACGCTGGTGCCGGCCTCGGTGCAGGTGTTGCACCGGGCGGATATCGGCTACACGCCGGTGGTGGAGGCTACTGCGACTTCGCCGATCATTCTGAGTCGGCGGGTGAATGATCAGTCGCCGGGGCTGAATCATTGTTTGCAGTTGGTCGAAGAGCTGATCTGA
- the kynU gene encoding kynureninase has translation MTPRSHCQALDAQDPLAPLRHQFALPEGVIYLDGNSLGARPVAALERAQQVIAQEWGNGLIRSWNSAGWADLSQRLGNRLAPLIGARDGEVVITDTTSINLFKVLSAALSVQRQRTPARKVIVSEASNFPTDLYIAEGLTELLQQGYSLRLVNRPDELPQAIDQDVAVVMLTHVNYKTGYMYDMQALTALSHECGALSIWDLAHSAGAVPIDLHTASADYAIGCTYKYLNGGPGSQAFVWVNPALVDSVRQPLSGWFGHTRQFAMESAYAPSAGIARYLCGTQPITSLAMVECGLEIFAQTDMASLRTKSLALTDLFIALVEARCAAHGLVLITPREHARRGSHVSFEHPEGYAVIQALIARGVIGDYREPRIMRFGFTPLYTSFTEVWDAVEILGDILDNATWDQPQFKVRNSVT, from the coding sequence ATGACCCCTCGAAGCCACTGCCAAGCCCTCGACGCCCAGGACCCGCTGGCGCCCCTGCGTCATCAGTTCGCCTTGCCGGAAGGGGTGATCTACCTCGACGGCAATTCCCTCGGCGCACGCCCGGTGGCGGCCCTGGAGCGGGCGCAACAGGTGATCGCGCAGGAGTGGGGCAATGGCCTGATTCGCAGCTGGAACAGTGCCGGCTGGGCGGATCTGTCCCAGCGCCTGGGCAATCGCCTGGCCCCGCTGATCGGTGCACGCGACGGCGAAGTGGTGATCACCGATACCACCTCGATCAACCTGTTCAAGGTCCTCAGCGCCGCGTTGAGCGTGCAGCGTCAACGCACCCCGGCGCGCAAGGTGATCGTCAGTGAGGCGAGCAACTTTCCCACCGACCTGTACATCGCCGAGGGCTTGACCGAGCTGCTGCAACAGGGCTATTCGCTGCGCCTGGTCAACCGCCCGGACGAGCTGCCACAGGCCATCGACCAGGACGTGGCGGTGGTGATGCTCACCCACGTCAACTACAAGACCGGCTACATGTACGACATGCAGGCACTCACCGCGTTGAGCCACGAATGCGGTGCGCTGAGTATCTGGGACCTGGCGCATTCGGCGGGCGCGGTGCCCATCGACCTGCACACCGCCAGCGCCGATTACGCGATTGGCTGTACCTACAAATACCTCAACGGCGGGCCGGGCTCGCAGGCGTTTGTGTGGGTCAATCCGGCGTTGGTGGATAGCGTGCGTCAGCCGCTGTCGGGGTGGTTCGGGCACACGCGCCAATTTGCGATGGAGTCGGCGTATGCGCCGAGTGCCGGCATCGCACGCTACCTGTGCGGCACTCAGCCGATCACTTCGCTGGCCATGGTCGAATGCGGCCTGGAGATTTTTGCCCAGACCGATATGGCCAGCCTGCGCACTAAATCTCTGGCGCTGACCGACCTGTTTATCGCGCTGGTCGAGGCTCGTTGCGCCGCCCACGGCCTGGTGCTGATCACCCCGCGTGAGCACGCCCGGCGCGGCAGCCATGTGAGCTTCGAACACCCTGAAGGCTATGCGGTGATCCAGGCGCTGATTGCCCGTGGCGTGATCGGCGATTACCGCGAGCCGCGCATCATGCGGTTTGGGTTTACGCCGCTGTATACGAGCTTTACCGAGGTGTGGGACGCGGTGGAAATCCTCGGCGACATCCTCGATAACGCCACCTGGGACCAACCGCAATTCAAAGTGCGCAACAGCGTTACCTGA
- a CDS encoding NAD-dependent epimerase/dehydratase family protein, with protein MNVFITGAAGFIGGSIATGLVKAGHHVTGLVRSADQAAEMTALGITPVIGTLDDSAVLTEQAQKADAVINAASSDHRGAVETLLGALNGSNKPFLHTSGSSIVGDASGGKASDVIYFEDNLPAPTVDKAARVAIDNLILAAAQDGVNSAVICNTLIYGHSLGVKRDSVQLPRLLKQARKSGVVRHVGTGQNIWSNVHIEDVVALYLLALTKNVPGTFYFVESSEAAFVDMTTAIAEALNLGKPQDWPLAEAEAEWGYEMANYGLGSNSRVRGKHARELLGWAPQRTSVVEWIRHEMV; from the coding sequence ATGAACGTATTCATCACCGGCGCCGCAGGCTTTATCGGCGGCTCCATCGCCACCGGCCTGGTCAAGGCCGGCCATCACGTCACCGGGCTGGTACGCAGCGCCGACCAAGCCGCTGAAATGACCGCACTGGGCATCACCCCGGTAATCGGCACCCTCGACGACAGCGCCGTATTGACCGAGCAGGCACAGAAGGCCGACGCGGTGATCAACGCCGCGAGCAGCGACCATCGTGGCGCCGTGGAAACCTTGTTGGGCGCCTTGAACGGTTCGAACAAGCCGTTCCTGCACACCAGCGGCTCGAGCATCGTCGGCGACGCGTCGGGCGGCAAGGCCAGCGATGTCATCTACTTCGAAGACAACCTGCCGGCGCCGACCGTCGACAAGGCTGCCCGCGTGGCCATCGACAACCTGATCCTGGCCGCCGCCCAAGACGGCGTGAATTCGGCCGTAATCTGCAACACCCTGATCTACGGCCACAGCCTGGGTGTGAAACGCGACAGCGTGCAATTGCCACGTTTGCTCAAGCAGGCACGCAAGAGTGGGGTGGTGCGCCATGTGGGGACCGGCCAGAACATCTGGTCCAACGTGCATATCGAAGACGTGGTGGCGCTGTACCTGCTGGCGCTGACCAAGAACGTACCGGGCACGTTCTATTTTGTGGAAAGCAGCGAAGCGGCGTTTGTCGACATGACCACGGCCATCGCCGAGGCCCTGAACCTGGGCAAACCGCAGGATTGGCCGTTGGCTGAGGCTGAAGCCGAGTGGGGCTATGAAATGGCCAACTATGGCCTGGGCTCCAACAGCCGGGTGCGCGGCAAGCATGCGCGTGAGTTGCTGGGCTGGGCGCCGCAGCGGACGTCGGTGGTGGAGTGGATTCGTCACGAGATGGTGTGA
- the catA gene encoding catechol 1,2-dioxygenase, with protein MSIRISQTAHAQRFLEEASGNLNEGGNPRTKALIYRILRDTVNIIEDLEVTPEEFWKAVNYLNELGKNQEAGLLAAGLGLEHYLDLLMDAADEEAGKSGGTPRTIEGPLYVAGAPLSQYEARLDDGTDAAAPLFMRGQVRDTDGKPLAGAIVDVWQANTGGTYSWFDPTQSDFNLRRRIQTDAQGYYRFRSIVPSGYGCPPTGPTQQLLDQLGRHGQRPAHIHFFISAPGHRHLTTQINLSDDPYLHDDFAYATRDELIAQIRFSDDPQLAREFGVEGRFAQIDFDFELQVADAPVEQKRMQRVRALED; from the coding sequence ATGTCCATCCGAATTTCCCAGACTGCCCACGCCCAACGGTTTCTCGAAGAAGCCAGCGGCAACCTCAATGAAGGTGGCAACCCGCGCACCAAGGCGCTGATCTACCGGATCCTGCGCGATACGGTGAATATCATCGAAGACCTGGAAGTGACCCCGGAAGAGTTCTGGAAGGCGGTCAACTACCTCAATGAGTTGGGCAAGAACCAGGAAGCGGGGTTGCTCGCCGCCGGGCTGGGCCTGGAGCATTATTTGGACTTGCTGATGGATGCCGCCGACGAGGAAGCCGGCAAATCCGGCGGTACCCCGCGCACCATCGAGGGCCCGTTGTATGTGGCCGGGGCGCCGCTGAGCCAGTACGAAGCGCGGCTGGACGATGGGACGGACGCGGCCGCGCCGTTGTTCATGCGCGGGCAAGTGCGCGACACCGATGGCAAGCCGTTGGCGGGCGCGATTGTGGATGTGTGGCAGGCCAACACCGGCGGCACGTACTCGTGGTTCGACCCGACGCAATCGGATTTCAACCTGCGTCGGCGCATCCAGACCGACGCTCAGGGCTATTACCGTTTTCGCAGCATCGTGCCGTCGGGCTACGGCTGCCCGCCGACCGGCCCCACCCAGCAGTTGCTCGACCAGTTGGGGCGCCATGGGCAGCGGCCGGCGCATATTCACTTCTTTATTTCGGCGCCGGGGCATCGGCACCTGACCACGCAGATCAACCTGTCGGATGACCCGTACCTGCATGATGATTTTGCCTATGCGACGCGGGATGAATTGATCGCGCAGATTCGCTTCAGTGACGATCCGCAACTGGCACGGGAGTTTGGCGTGGAAGGGCGGTTTGCACAGATTGATTTTGACTTTGAGTTGCAAGTGGCTGATGCGCCGGTCGAGCAAAAGCGCATGCAACGTGTCCGCGCTTTGGAAGATTAA
- a CDS encoding LysR family transcriptional regulator gives MKARSDELQIFVSVIECGSISAAAEQVGQTPSAVSRTLSRLEAKLDTTLINRTTRRMDLTEEGKYFFEQAKVILAQMEELEERLSSRQKKPAGRLRINAAVPFMLHGIVPYIAEFRSLYPDIQLELNSDDLIIDLLEQSTDIAIRIGALADSTLHARSLGCTPLHILASPDYLNQFGTPSTVAGLAEHTLLGFTQTETLNHWPLRHVEGDRWLIQPSIAASSGETLRQLALEGQGICCLSNFMTIEDINAGRLVPVLEAYNSGYRQPIHAVFYRNSQLALRIQCFLDFIQAKLVRYAC, from the coding sequence GTGAAAGCCCGATCCGATGAGCTACAGATCTTCGTCAGCGTGATTGAGTGCGGCTCGATTTCCGCGGCGGCGGAGCAGGTCGGGCAGACGCCGTCGGCGGTCAGCCGCACCTTGTCGCGCCTGGAAGCCAAGCTCGACACCACGCTGATCAACCGTACCACGCGGCGCATGGACCTGACCGAGGAGGGCAAGTACTTCTTCGAACAGGCCAAGGTGATCCTGGCGCAGATGGAGGAGCTGGAAGAGCGCCTGTCGTCACGCCAGAAAAAACCCGCTGGGCGCCTGCGCATCAATGCTGCCGTGCCCTTCATGCTGCATGGGATCGTGCCGTACATCGCCGAATTTCGCAGCTTGTACCCGGACATCCAGCTGGAACTGAACAGTGATGACTTGATCATCGACCTGCTGGAGCAGAGCACCGACATTGCGATTCGCATCGGAGCCCTGGCCGATTCCACCTTGCATGCCCGTTCCCTGGGCTGTACGCCGCTGCATATCCTCGCCAGCCCCGACTACCTCAACCAATTCGGCACGCCGTCTACGGTGGCCGGGTTGGCGGAGCACACGTTGCTGGGCTTCACCCAGACCGAGACCCTCAACCACTGGCCGCTGCGCCACGTGGAAGGTGACCGCTGGCTGATCCAGCCGAGCATTGCCGCCTCCAGCGGCGAAACCCTGCGCCAGCTGGCGCTGGAGGGGCAGGGTATTTGCTGCCTGTCCAACTTCATGACCATCGAAGACATCAACGCGGGGCGCCTGGTGCCGGTGCTGGAAGCCTACAACAGCGGCTATCGACAGCCGATCCACGCGGTGTTCTACCGCAACTCGCAATTGGCGCTGCGCATCCAGTGCTTCCTGGACTTCATTCAGGCCAAGCTGGTGCGGTACGCCTGCTGA
- a CDS encoding muconate cycloisomerase family protein: MPICAIESIETIIVDLPTIRPHKLAMHTMQNQTLVIIRVRCADGIEGIGESTTIGGLSYGNESPDSIKVNIDRHFAPLLIGQDASNINAAMLRLERSIRGNTFAKSGIESALLDALGKRLNLPVSELLGGRVRDALPVAWTLASGNTEQDIAEAEKMLDLRRHRIFKLKIGAGEVSRDLAHVVAIKKALGERASVRVDVNQAWDEAVALRACKVLGDNGIDLIEQPISRNNRGGMARLNLSSPAPIMADESIECVEDAFNLAREGAASVFALKIAKNGGPRAVLRTAAIAEAAGIGLYGGTMLEGGIGTLASAHAFLTLNTLAWDTELFGPLLLTEDILSEPPVYRDFQLHVSTAPGLGVAIDEERLAFFRRDKH; the protein is encoded by the coding sequence ATGCCGATTTGCGCCATTGAGTCGATCGAAACCATCATCGTCGACCTCCCCACCATCCGCCCGCACAAACTGGCGATGCACACCATGCAAAACCAGACCCTGGTGATCATCCGTGTACGCTGCGCCGACGGCATCGAAGGCATCGGTGAGTCCACCACCATTGGTGGCCTGAGCTACGGCAACGAAAGCCCTGACAGCATCAAGGTCAACATCGACCGCCACTTCGCGCCACTCTTGATCGGCCAGGACGCGAGCAATATCAACGCGGCCATGTTGCGCCTGGAGCGCAGCATTCGCGGCAACACCTTTGCTAAATCCGGTATCGAAAGCGCCTTGCTCGATGCGCTGGGCAAGCGCCTGAACCTGCCGGTCAGCGAGCTGCTCGGCGGCCGTGTGCGCGATGCGTTGCCGGTGGCCTGGACCCTGGCCAGCGGCAACACCGAGCAGGACATTGCCGAGGCCGAAAAGATGCTCGATCTGCGCCGCCACCGCATCTTCAAATTGAAGATCGGCGCCGGTGAAGTCAGCCGCGACCTGGCCCATGTGGTCGCGATCAAAAAAGCCCTGGGCGAGCGCGCCAGTGTGCGCGTCGACGTTAACCAGGCCTGGGACGAAGCGGTGGCGCTGCGTGCATGCAAGGTGCTCGGCGACAACGGCATCGACCTGATCGAACAACCGATCTCGCGCAACAACCGTGGCGGCATGGCCCGGCTCAACCTGTCGAGCCCGGCGCCGATCATGGCCGATGAGTCCATCGAATGCGTTGAAGACGCCTTCAACCTGGCACGCGAAGGCGCGGCCTCGGTGTTCGCCCTGAAGATCGCCAAGAACGGCGGCCCCCGCGCCGTGCTGCGCACCGCCGCGATTGCCGAGGCGGCGGGTATCGGCCTGTACGGCGGCACCATGCTCGAAGGCGGCATCGGCACCCTGGCCTCGGCGCATGCCTTCCTCACGTTGAACACGCTGGCGTGGGACACCGAACTGTTCGGCCCACTGTTGCTCACCGAAGACATCCTCAGCGAGCCGCCGGTGTACCGCGATTTCCAGCTGCATGTGTCCACCGCGCCGGGCCTGGGCGTGGCTATTGATGAGGAGCGCCTGGCGTTCTTCCGTCGTGACAAACACTAA